In the Peptoanaerobacter stomatis genome, one interval contains:
- a CDS encoding Cof-type HAD-IIB family hydrolase: MIKLVALDLDGTLLGSDKQISPQNVEIIKKHHEKGINFAICTGRTLSEVYHIDSIKNLLPYTDYTILTNGSACIDKTGNTIFDIRIKSEDVKNIHSKLDHMNMMFELYSNGKVICSEESLEKYKDYINPEFYKLVEDTRMSVPDILKFSEDEQGGINMILASFLSNSDMKKAYETVSAMDYYITQVGEKSIEIHHSSVDKGNGISNLAEKLGINKENILSIGDSHNDLTMRKAVGTLVSMGNAIDELKDISDFITSTNDDFGVYHALNKLL, from the coding sequence ATGATAAAATTAGTTGCACTTGATTTAGACGGTACACTGCTTGGCTCTGATAAACAAATATCACCCCAAAATGTAGAAATAATAAAAAAACATCACGAAAAAGGTATAAACTTTGCAATATGTACAGGAAGAACTCTATCAGAAGTATATCATATAGACAGTATAAAAAATTTACTTCCATATACAGATTATACCATACTTACAAATGGTTCCGCCTGTATAGATAAAACCGGCAACACAATATTTGATATTCGTATAAAATCTGAAGATGTAAAAAATATACATTCAAAGCTTGATCATATGAACATGATGTTTGAATTATACTCAAACGGAAAAGTTATCTGTAGTGAAGAATCACTCGAAAAATACAAAGACTATATAAACCCTGAATTTTATAAATTAGTCGAAGACACAAGAATGAGTGTACCTGATATACTCAAATTTTCAGAAGATGAACAAGGCGGAATCAATATGATTTTAGCATCCTTTTTAAGTAATTCAGATATGAAAAAAGCTTATGAAACAGTAAGTGCTATGGATTATTATATAACACAAGTCGGTGAAAAATCTATCGAGATACATCATAGTAGTGTTGATAAAGGTAACGGTATATCTAATTTAGCTGAGAAACTCGGTATAAATAAAGAAAACATACTGTCAATCGGCGACAGTCACAACGATTTGACTATGAGAAAAGCTGTCGGAACACTTGTTTCTATGGGCAACGCTATAGATGAATTAAAAGATATATCAGATTTTATAACATCCACCAATGATGACTTCGGAGTATATCACGCACTGAATAAACTCTTATAA
- a CDS encoding MurR/RpiR family transcriptional regulator yields the protein MNKMEDVFTLIRDGYDDFSKGHKKIADFIIKNYDKCAFMTASKMGEEADVSESTVVRFAYTLGYDGYPQLQKNLQEVIKNQLTIIQRAKMSFDNIDEYKIFESVLKNDTHNIKQTLARIESDTFRKIINDIVNCKGKIYIVGLRTSTSLSEYLAYYLELMMDNIKLIKYTYTDVFEQIVDVKKEDLVIGISFPRYTSRTYDILKYAKDKDANIIAITDSKHSPIGELSNNTIIAVNNMTSIVDSLVAPLSVINAIIVAVGSKKKEEVKNKFEQFEYIWKMQGIFKE from the coding sequence ATGAACAAGATGGAAGATGTTTTTACACTCATAAGAGACGGATATGATGATTTCAGCAAAGGTCATAAGAAAATAGCGGATTTTATAATAAAAAACTATGACAAATGTGCTTTTATGACAGCGTCTAAAATGGGAGAAGAGGCTGATGTAAGTGAATCTACAGTTGTAAGATTTGCTTATACACTTGGATATGACGGTTATCCTCAGCTACAAAAAAATTTACAGGAAGTTATAAAAAATCAGCTTACTATAATACAAAGAGCTAAAATGAGTTTTGACAATATAGATGAGTATAAAATATTTGAAAGTGTGCTAAAAAATGATACACATAATATTAAACAAACTTTGGCAAGGATAGAATCTGATACTTTTAGAAAAATAATAAATGATATAGTGAATTGCAAGGGGAAAATTTATATTGTGGGTCTTAGAACATCAACATCTTTAAGCGAATATTTGGCATATTATTTAGAGCTTATGATGGATAATATAAAGCTTATAAAGTATACATATACAGATGTGTTTGAGCAGATAGTAGATGTAAAAAAAGAAGATTTGGTAATAGGCATAAGTTTCCCAAGATATACATCAAGAACTTACGATATATTAAAATATGCAAAAGATAAGGATGCCAATATAATAGCAATAACAGATTCCAAACATTCTCCTATAGGAGAACTTTCGAACAATACAATAATAGCGGTAAATAATATGACCTCTATAGTAGACTCTTTGGTTGCACCTCTTAGCGTAATAAATGCTATAATTGTAGCAGTGGGTTCAAAGAAAAAAGAAGAAGTGAAAAATAAATTTGAACAATTTGAATATATTTGGAAGATGCAAGGAATATTCAAGGAGTAA
- the truA gene encoding tRNA pseudouridine(38-40) synthase TruA: MKNIFLKVSYDGTNYCGWQKQNNAVSIQQTLEKAISNITREDTELIASGRTDSGVHALGQVCNFKTSSNIPSQKFAYAINSKLPKDIRVVETKEVDFAFNARFTAKKKTYMYRIYNSEISSPFYYKYSMQVAKKLDMDLMSKNVNMLIGTYDWTSFYTYETNNPKNPVRTIYSADISKNNDMITFEIEGNGFLYNMVRIIVGTLIDIGLHKNERDIKQIIEKKDRLYAGATAKPQGLFLKEVCYQ, translated from the coding sequence ATGAAGAATATATTTTTAAAAGTAAGTTATGATGGCACAAACTACTGTGGCTGGCAAAAACAAAATAATGCTGTAAGCATACAACAAACACTGGAGAAAGCCATATCAAACATAACAAGAGAAGATACAGAATTAATTGCATCAGGTAGAACCGACTCAGGTGTACATGCTTTAGGACAGGTATGTAATTTTAAGACAAGTTCAAATATTCCATCTCAAAAATTTGCATATGCAATAAATTCCAAACTTCCAAAAGATATAAGAGTTGTTGAAACAAAAGAAGTGGATTTTGCATTTAATGCAAGGTTTACAGCAAAAAAGAAAACATATATGTATAGGATATATAACAGTGAAATTTCAAGTCCGTTTTATTATAAATATTCTATGCAAGTTGCCAAAAAATTGGATATGGATTTGATGTCAAAAAATGTGAATATGCTCATTGGAACGTATGATTGGACATCATTTTACACATATGAAACAAACAATCCTAAAAATCCTGTAAGAACCATATACAGTGCCGATATATCAAAAAACAATGATATGATTACATTCGAGATAGAGGGTAACGGATTTTTATACAATATGGTCAGAATAATAGTAGGGACACTTATAGATATAGGACTTCATAAAAATGAGAGGGATATAAAGCAGATAATAGAAAAAAAAGACAGATTGTATGCAGGAGCAACAGCAAAGCCACAAGGTCTTTTTTTGAAGGAAGTATGCTATCAATAA
- a CDS encoding energy-coupling factor transporter transmembrane component T family protein, giving the protein MLKDITIGQYYPTNSIIHKLDPRVKIIFTFVFMVSLFIVNTFSAYIFVFGMLAAVIVLSKVPFSYILRGVKAIIYLLLFTFVLNVLFTNGGKIYFEYGIIKITQDGLNLGFFMLIRLLLLIVGASMLTLVTTPIQLTDALENMLSPFKKMGLPSHELAMMMTIALRFIPTLLDETDKIMKAQMARGADFESKNVINRAKSMIPLLVPLFISAFRRADELAMAMESRCYHGGEGRTRLKQIKYVQRDYIALAILFFYLIISILIRNYKIL; this is encoded by the coding sequence CATAATTCACAAGCTGGATCCGAGAGTTAAGATAATATTTACCTTTGTTTTTATGGTATCATTGTTTATTGTAAATACATTTTCAGCATATATATTCGTATTTGGTATGCTTGCAGCGGTTATTGTTTTGTCAAAAGTACCATTTTCATATATATTAAGAGGTGTTAAAGCAATAATATATCTCTTGCTTTTTACTTTTGTTCTAAACGTTTTGTTTACAAATGGAGGCAAGATATATTTTGAATACGGAATAATCAAGATAACACAAGATGGATTGAACTTAGGCTTTTTTATGCTGATAAGATTGCTATTGCTTATAGTAGGGGCGTCAATGCTTACGCTTGTAACAACACCTATACAACTTACAGATGCACTTGAAAATATGCTTTCACCATTTAAGAAAATGGGTTTACCTTCACACGAATTGGCGATGATGATGACTATAGCACTCAGATTTATACCTACATTATTAGATGAAACAGACAAGATTATGAAAGCTCAAATGGCAAGAGGTGCTGACTTTGAGAGCAAAAATGTAATAAACAGGGCTAAGAGTATGATACCTCTGTTAGTACCATTATTTATAAGTGCGTTCAGAAGAGCAGATGAGCTCGCTATGGCTATGGAATCAAGATGTTATCATGGTGGTGAAGGAAGAACAAGATTAAAACAGATTAAGTATGTGCAAAGAGATTACATTGCACTTGCGATATTATTTTTTTATTTGATTATCAGTATATTGATTAGAAATTATAAGATATTGTGA